One window from the genome of Thermus sediminis encodes:
- the rpsD gene encoding 30S ribosomal protein S4, which produces MGRYIGPVCRLCRREGVKLYLKGERCYSPKCAMERRPYPPGQHGQRRARRPSDYAVRLREKQKLRRIYGISEAQFRNLFEEASRKKGVTGTVFLGLLESRLDNVVYRLGFAASRRQARQMVRHGHILVNGRRVDLPAYRVKPGDEIAIAEGSRDLAFVRENLEAMKGRKVGPWLSLDVEGMKGKFLRLPDREDLALPVNEQLVIEFYSR; this is translated from the coding sequence ATGGGTCGTTACATCGGACCAGTCTGCCGTCTTTGCCGCCGGGAAGGCGTGAAGCTTTACCTGAAGGGGGAGCGGTGCTACAGCCCCAAGTGCGCCATGGAGCGCCGGCCCTACCCCCCTGGCCAGCACGGCCAGCGGCGGGCGCGCCGCCCCTCCGACTACGCGGTGCGCCTTAGGGAGAAGCAGAAGCTCCGCCGCATCTACGGGATCTCCGAAGCCCAGTTCCGGAACCTCTTTGAGGAGGCGAGCCGCAAGAAGGGGGTCACGGGCACCGTCTTCCTGGGCCTCCTGGAGTCCCGCTTGGACAACGTGGTCTACCGCCTGGGCTTCGCCGCTAGCCGCCGCCAGGCCCGGCAGATGGTGCGCCACGGCCACATCCTCGTGAACGGGCGCCGGGTGGACCTCCCCGCCTACCGGGTGAAGCCGGGGGACGAGATCGCCATCGCCGAGGGGAGCCGCGACCTGGCCTTCGTCCGCGAGAACCTCGAGGCCATGAAGGGCCGCAAGGTGGGCCCCTGGCTCTCCCTGGACGTAGAGGGCATGAAGGGCAAGTTCCTGCGCCTCCCCGACCGGGAGGACCTGGCCCTTCCCGTCAACGAGCAGCTGGTGATTGAGTTCTACTCCAGGTGA
- the rplQ gene encoding 50S ribosomal protein L17 codes for MRHLKSGRKLNRHSSHRLALFRNQAKSLLARGRITTTVPKAKELTGFVDHLIHLAKRGDLHARRLVLRELQDVRLVRKLFDEIAPRYQDRPGGYTRVLKLAERRRGDGAPLALVELVE; via the coding sequence ATGCGCCACCTGAAGTCTGGAAGGAAACTGAACCGCCACTCTTCCCACCGTCTGGCCCTCTTCCGCAACCAGGCCAAGAGCCTCCTCGCCCGTGGGCGCATCACCACCACCGTACCCAAGGCCAAGGAACTCACCGGCTTCGTGGACCATCTCATCCACCTGGCCAAGCGGGGGGATCTCCACGCCCGGAGGCTGGTCCTGCGTGAACTGCAGGACGTGAGGCTGGTGCGCAAGCTCTTTGACGAGATCGCCCCTAGGTACCAGGACCGCCCCGGGGGGTACACCCGGGTCCTCAAGCTGGCAGAGCGCCGCCGGGGGGACGGGGCTCCTTTGGCCTTGGTGGAGCTGGTGGAGTGA
- a CDS encoding adenylate kinase — protein MGEAVIFLGPPGAGKGTQAARLAEEFSFKKLSTGDILRDHVGRGTALGQQVKPIMDRGDLVPDGLILALIREELSDRVIFDGFPRTLPQAEALDRLLEETGTRLLGVVLVEVSEEELLRRMLRRAELEGRSDDNEETIRRRLQVYREKTEPLVQYYEKAGALRRVDGLGTPDEVYARIRAALGI, from the coding sequence ATGGGGGAAGCGGTGATCTTCTTGGGCCCGCCGGGGGCGGGCAAGGGCACCCAGGCGGCGCGGCTTGCGGAGGAGTTTTCCTTCAAAAAGCTCTCCACCGGGGACATCCTGCGGGACCACGTGGGCCGGGGCACGGCCCTAGGGCAGCAGGTCAAGCCCATCATGGACCGGGGGGACCTGGTGCCGGACGGGCTGATCCTGGCCTTGATCCGGGAGGAGCTTTCCGATAGGGTCATCTTTGACGGCTTTCCCCGCACCCTACCCCAGGCGGAGGCCCTGGACCGCCTCCTGGAGGAGACGGGGACCAGGCTTCTTGGGGTGGTGCTGGTGGAGGTTTCCGAGGAGGAGCTCCTCCGGCGCATGTTGAGGCGGGCGGAGCTAGAGGGCCGCTCCGACGACAACGAGGAGACCATAAGGCGGCGCCTCCAGGTCTACCGGGAGAAGACCGAGCCCCTCGTCCAGTACTATGAGAAAGCGGGCGCCCTTAGGCGCGTGGACGGTCTCGGCACCCCGGACGAGGTCTACGCCCGCATCCGGGCTGCCCTGGGAATCTGA
- a CDS encoding DNA cytosine methyltransferase, with protein MSGRTFFALLFLLLLFLFAWLNWGEIAKPTPLSLGLTRVEAPLGLVLVVALAVVSLLYLIFTIGLETAALLEVRRYARELLHYKKLAEDAEQSRYTELRRFLEAELGRLAESEKEEIRALEAQLEEMLEKHSNTLAAYIGELEDQILRLFRSEEQKGGGAG; from the coding sequence ATGAGCGGCCGCACCTTTTTCGCCCTGCTCTTCTTGCTCCTCCTCTTTCTCTTCGCCTGGCTCAACTGGGGGGAGATCGCCAAGCCTACCCCCCTCTCCCTGGGCCTTACCCGGGTGGAGGCCCCCTTGGGGCTGGTGCTAGTCGTGGCCCTGGCCGTGGTCTCCCTCCTCTACCTGATCTTCACCATCGGTCTGGAGACCGCCGCCCTCCTGGAGGTCAGGCGGTACGCCCGGGAGCTCCTCCACTACAAGAAGCTGGCGGAGGACGCGGAGCAGAGCCGTTACACGGAGCTAAGGCGCTTTTTGGAAGCGGAGCTAGGGCGGCTGGCGGAGTCGGAGAAGGAGGAGATCCGGGCCTTGGAGGCCCAGCTGGAGGAAATGCTGGAGAAACACAGCAACACCCTGGCCGCCTACATCGGCGAGCTGGAGGACCAGATCCTGAGGCTTTTCAGGTCCGAGGAGCAAAAAGGCGGGGGGGCGGGCTAA
- the rpsM gene encoding 30S ribosomal protein S13, whose amino-acid sequence MARIAGVEIPRNKRVDVALTYIYGIGPARAKEALEKTGINPATRVKDLTEAEVVRLREYVENTWKLEGELKAEVAANIKRLMDIGCYRGLRHRRGLPVRGQRTRTNARTRKGPRKTVAGKKKAPRK is encoded by the coding sequence GTGGCGAGGATTGCAGGTGTGGAGATTCCCAGGAACAAGCGGGTGGACGTGGCCCTCACCTACATCTACGGCATCGGGCCGGCCCGGGCCAAGGAGGCCTTGGAGAAGACGGGCATCAACCCGGCCACCCGGGTCAAGGACCTCACCGAGGCCGAGGTGGTGCGCCTCCGTGAGTACGTGGAGAACACCTGGAAGCTGGAAGGGGAGCTAAAGGCAGAGGTGGCAGCCAACATCAAGCGCCTCATGGACATCGGTTGCTACCGGGGCCTAAGGCACCGTAGGGGCCTTCCCGTGCGGGGCCAGCGCACCCGCACCAACGCCCGTACCCGCAAAGGGCCTAGGAAGACCGTGGCGGGCAAGAAGAAGGCCCCCAGGAAGTAG
- a CDS encoding HNH endonuclease produces MGLAEEKPLNLDAPRVLVLNAGYEVLGLASVKRSVLLVLSGGAEMLAESGRFLHTPSTLIPVPSVIRLKRFVRRGPSRIPLNRRNVLRRDRYTCQYCGRQGGELTVDHVLPRSRGGRSAWENLVAACRACNLRKGDRTPEEAGMRLLRPPKPPRIPLFLSDLKEIPEAWRCYLEALLR; encoded by the coding sequence GTGGGGCTAGCGGAGGAAAAGCCCCTAAACCTAGACGCCCCCCGGGTGCTGGTGCTAAACGCGGGGTACGAGGTCCTGGGCCTTGCCAGCGTAAAGCGGAGCGTCCTCCTGGTCCTCTCAGGGGGTGCGGAGATGCTTGCGGAAAGCGGGCGCTTCCTGCACACCCCTTCCACCCTAATCCCCGTCCCCAGCGTTATCCGGTTGAAGCGCTTTGTGCGGCGGGGGCCAAGCCGCATTCCCCTAAACCGCCGCAACGTCCTCAGGCGCGACCGCTACACCTGCCAGTACTGCGGCCGCCAGGGGGGGGAGCTCACCGTGGACCACGTCCTCCCCAGAAGCCGGGGGGGCCGGAGCGCCTGGGAAAACCTGGTGGCCGCCTGCCGGGCCTGCAACCTGAGGAAGGGGGACAGGACCCCCGAGGAGGCGGGGATGCGCCTCCTAAGGCCTCCCAAACCCCCCCGCATCCCCCTTTTCCTCTCCGACCTCAAGGAGATCCCCGAGGCCTGGCGGTGCTACCTCGAGGCCCTCTTGCGGTAG
- the infA gene encoding translation initiation factor IF-1, producing MAKEKDTIRAEGVVTEALPNTTFRVKLDSGPEILAYISGKMRMHYIRILPGDRVVVEITPYDPTRGRIVYRK from the coding sequence ATGGCGAAGGAGAAGGACACCATTCGGGCGGAGGGCGTGGTCACCGAGGCTTTGCCCAACACCACCTTTCGGGTGAAGCTGGACTCGGGTCCGGAGATCCTGGCCTACATCTCGGGCAAGATGCGCATGCACTACATCCGCATCCTTCCCGGGGACCGGGTGGTGGTGGAGATTACCCCCTACGACCCCACGCGGGGCCGCATCGTCTACAGAAAGTAG
- a CDS encoding DMT family transporter, whose product MGYLYLLLAAFLWGLIGPVSRLAFQEGLSPLSVALFRAVIAWALFALHALLLRQVRLLPRDLPALFLFGLVGVSLFYGAYQLAVEQGGAALASVLLYTAPAWVALLSRLVLGERLDSLGLLAVALTLLGVGLMGLGGGSGVKAPLPAFFFGLLSGFTYALYYIFGKLYLPRYATPTLFLYALPVGAVGLVPFVEFAPLSPQALLALLFLGAFSTYGAYLAYYAGLRRLPATRASVLATLEPVVANLFAFLLFREVLSPLGYLGAGLVLIAVLLSVRR is encoded by the coding sequence ATGGGCTACCTGTACCTCCTCCTGGCGGCCTTCCTTTGGGGACTCATCGGCCCGGTGAGCCGATTGGCCTTCCAGGAAGGGCTTTCCCCCCTTTCGGTGGCCTTGTTCCGGGCGGTCATCGCCTGGGCCCTCTTCGCCCTCCACGCCCTTCTCCTACGCCAGGTGCGCCTCCTTCCCCGGGACCTCCCTGCCCTCTTCCTCTTCGGCCTGGTGGGGGTTTCCCTCTTCTACGGGGCCTACCAGCTGGCGGTGGAACAAGGGGGGGCGGCCCTGGCCTCGGTCCTCCTCTACACCGCTCCGGCCTGGGTGGCCCTTCTCTCCCGCTTGGTGCTGGGGGAGCGCCTAGACTCCCTCGGTCTCCTCGCCGTGGCCCTCACCCTCTTGGGGGTGGGCCTCATGGGTCTGGGCGGGGGAAGCGGGGTGAAGGCCCCGCTGCCCGCCTTCTTCTTCGGCCTCCTCTCCGGCTTCACCTACGCCCTCTACTACATCTTTGGCAAGCTCTACCTACCCCGGTACGCCACCCCCACCCTTTTCCTCTATGCCCTCCCCGTGGGGGCCGTGGGGCTTGTTCCCTTCGTGGAGTTTGCCCCCTTGAGCCCCCAGGCCCTCCTCGCCCTCCTCTTCCTAGGAGCCTTTTCCACTTACGGGGCCTACCTGGCCTACTACGCGGGGCTTAGAAGGCTTCCCGCCACCCGGGCGAGCGTCTTGGCCACCCTTGAACCCGTGGTGGCCAACCTCTTTGCCTTTCTCCTCTTTCGGGAGGTCCTCTCCCCGCTGGGCTACCTGGGGGCGGGGCTGGTCCTCATCGCCGTCTTGCTCAGCGTGCGGCGGTAG
- the rpsK gene encoding 30S ribosomal protein S11 — MARKATKKKAKRQVASGKAYIHASYNNTIVTITDPDGNPVIWSSGGVIGYKGSRKGTPYAAQLAAMDAAKKAMAYGMQSVDVIVRGTGAGREQAIRALQASGLQVKSIVDDTPVPHNGCRPKKKFRKAS, encoded by the coding sequence ATGGCCAGAAAAGCAACAAAGAAAAAGGCTAAGCGGCAGGTGGCTAGCGGGAAGGCGTACATCCACGCCTCCTACAACAACACCATCGTCACCATCACGGACCCGGACGGCAACCCCGTCATCTGGTCCTCGGGCGGGGTCATCGGCTACAAGGGGAGCCGGAAGGGCACCCCCTACGCCGCCCAGCTCGCCGCCATGGACGCGGCCAAGAAGGCCATGGCCTACGGCATGCAGAGCGTGGACGTGATCGTGCGGGGCACGGGAGCGGGGCGGGAGCAGGCCATAAGGGCTCTCCAGGCCTCCGGCCTCCAGGTGAAGTCCATTGTGGACGACACCCCTGTGCCCCACAACGGCTGCCGGCCCAAGAAGAAGTTCCGCAAGGCCTCGTAA
- the rpmJ gene encoding 50S ribosomal protein L36, translating to MKVQASVKKMCDKCKVVRRHGRVYVICENPKHKQRQG from the coding sequence ATGAAGGTGCAGGCGTCGGTGAAGAAGATGTGCGACAAGTGCAAGGTGGTGCGCCGGCACGGCCGGGTGTACGTGATCTGCGAGAACCCCAAGCACAAGCAGCGCCAGGGCTGA
- a CDS encoding DNA-directed RNA polymerase subunit alpha: protein MLESKLKAPVFTARTQGREYGEFVLEPLERGFGVTLGNPLRRILLSSIPGTAVTSVYIEDVLHEFSTIPGVKEDVVEIVLNLKELVVRFLDPKMQTTTLVLKAEGPKEVRAADFTPSADVEILNPDLHIATLEEGGRLYMEVRVDRGVGYVPAERHGIKDRINAIPVDAVFSPVRRVAFQVEDTRLGQRTDLDKLTLRIWTDGSVTPLEALNQAVEILKEHLSYFGHPETSVLSIPEPPKGEKKEEELDLPLEELGLSTRVLHSLKEEGIESVRALLALNLKDLRNIPGIGERSLEEIREALAKRGLALKE from the coding sequence ATGCTAGAGAGCAAGCTGAAAGCCCCAGTCTTCACGGCGCGCACCCAGGGGCGCGAGTACGGAGAGTTCGTCCTCGAGCCCCTGGAAAGGGGGTTTGGCGTTACCCTGGGGAACCCCCTCCGCCGCATCCTCCTTTCCTCCATTCCCGGGACCGCGGTCACCAGCGTCTACATTGAGGACGTCCTCCACGAGTTCTCCACCATCCCCGGGGTGAAGGAGGACGTGGTGGAGATCGTCCTCAACCTGAAGGAGCTGGTGGTGCGCTTCCTGGACCCCAAGATGCAGACCACCACCCTGGTTCTGAAGGCGGAGGGCCCCAAGGAAGTGAGGGCGGCGGACTTTACCCCTTCCGCCGACGTGGAGATCCTGAACCCCGACCTCCACATCGCCACCCTGGAGGAGGGCGGGAGGCTCTACATGGAGGTGCGGGTGGACCGGGGGGTGGGGTATGTGCCCGCCGAGCGCCACGGCATTAAGGACCGCATCAACGCCATCCCCGTGGACGCCGTCTTCTCCCCCGTGCGCCGGGTGGCCTTTCAGGTGGAGGACACCCGCTTGGGCCAGCGCACGGACCTGGACAAGCTCACCCTGAGGATCTGGACGGACGGCTCCGTCACCCCCCTCGAGGCCCTGAACCAGGCCGTGGAGATCCTCAAGGAGCACCTCTCCTACTTCGGCCATCCCGAGACCTCGGTCCTGTCCATCCCCGAGCCTCCCAAAGGGGAGAAGAAGGAGGAGGAGCTGGATCTGCCCCTGGAGGAGCTCGGCCTCTCCACCCGGGTCCTCCACAGCCTCAAGGAGGAGGGGATTGAGTCCGTGCGCGCCCTTCTGGCCCTCAACCTCAAGGACCTGAGGAACATCCCCGGCATCGGGGAGCGGAGCCTGGAGGAGATCCGCGAGGCCCTAGCCAAGCGGGGCCTCGCCCTAAAGGAGTGA
- the map gene encoding type I methionyl aminopeptidase: MAIKLKSPWEIERMREAGALLTEVVEEVGRHVEPGVTTKELDRIAYEAIRKRKAKPAFLGLYGFPAALCTSVNEVVVHGIPSEEPLKEGDILSIDVGLIYGGFAADMARTFPVGRVSPEAERLIRDTEAAFWQGLKYLRPGYRIGDVAHAVQTFLESRGYGVVREFVGHGVGREIHEDPQLPNFGKPGTGPKIRPGMTLALEPMVTLRPAPVVILEDGWTASAGKGNLAAHYENTVLVTEEGPELLTGVPLVRAR, encoded by the coding sequence ATGGCCATCAAGCTCAAAAGCCCCTGGGAGATTGAGCGCATGCGGGAGGCGGGGGCTCTCCTCACCGAGGTGGTGGAGGAGGTGGGCCGCCACGTGGAGCCCGGCGTCACCACCAAGGAGCTGGACCGGATCGCCTACGAGGCCATAAGAAAGCGCAAGGCCAAGCCCGCTTTCCTGGGCCTCTACGGCTTCCCCGCTGCCCTCTGCACCTCGGTGAACGAGGTGGTGGTCCATGGCATCCCCTCGGAGGAGCCCCTGAAGGAGGGGGACATCCTCTCCATAGACGTGGGCCTCATCTACGGGGGCTTCGCCGCCGACATGGCCCGGACCTTCCCTGTGGGCCGGGTTTCCCCCGAGGCGGAGAGGCTCATAAGGGACACCGAGGCCGCCTTTTGGCAGGGCCTGAAGTACCTGAGGCCCGGCTACCGCATCGGGGACGTGGCCCATGCGGTGCAGACCTTCCTGGAGAGCCGGGGCTACGGGGTGGTGCGGGAGTTCGTGGGCCACGGGGTGGGGCGGGAGATCCACGAGGACCCGCAGCTCCCCAACTTCGGCAAGCCGGGCACTGGGCCCAAGATCCGCCCGGGGATGACCCTGGCCCTCGAGCCCATGGTTACCCTTCGCCCGGCCCCTGTGGTAATATTGGAAGATGGCTGGACGGCGAGCGCCGGCAAGGGCAACCTCGCCGCCCACTACGAGAACACCGTTTTGGTGACGGAGGAGGGCCCGGAGCTTCTCACCGGGGTTCCTCTGGTGCGGGCCCGGTAG